A portion of the Macaca mulatta isolate MMU2019108-1 chromosome 2, T2T-MMU8v2.0, whole genome shotgun sequence genome contains these proteins:
- the LOC700215 gene encoding nmrA-like family domain-containing protein 1, whose amino-acid sequence MASKKVITVFGATGAQGGSVARAILESKKFAVRAVTRDVTRPKALELQRLGAEVVKGDLNDKASVDSALKGAYGVFLVTNFWDALNKDKEVFQGKLVADTAKHLGLKHVVYSGLENVKRLTDGKLQVPHFDSKGEVEEYFWSIGIPTTSVRVAAYFENFLTAWRPVKASDGDYYTLAVPMGDVPMDGISVADIGAAVSNIFNSPEEFLGKAVGLSAEALTVQQYADVLSKVLGKKVRDAKITPEVFEKLGFPAAKEIADMCRFYQMKPDRDVKLTHRLNPKVKSFSQFISENQGAFKGM is encoded by the exons ATGGCCAGCAAGAAAGTAATTACAGTGTTTGGAGCAACAG GAGCTCAAGGTGGCTCTGTGGCCAGGGCAATTTTGGAGAGCAAAAAATTTGCAGTGAGAGCAGTGACCAGGGATGTAACTCGACCAAAAGCCCTGGAGCTCCAGCGCCTTGGAGCTGAGGTGGTAAAAGGTGACCTGAATGATAAAGCATCCGTGGACAGTGCCTTAAAAGGTGCCTATGGGGTCTTCTTGGTGACCAACTTCTGGGACGCTCTCAACAAAGATAAGGAAGTGTTTCAG GGGAAGCTGGTGGCAGACACCGCCAAGCATCTGGGTCTGAAGCACGTGGTTTACAGCGGCCTGGAGAACGTCAAGCGGCTGACGGATGGCAAGCTGCAGGTGCCGCACTTTGACAGCAAGGGCGAGGTGGAGGAGTACTTTTGGTCCATTGGCATCCCCACGACCAGTGTCCGCGTGGCGGCCTACTTTGAAAACTTTCTCACGGCGTGGCGGCCCGTGAAGGCCTCTGATGGAGATTACTACACCTTGG ctgtgCCAATGGGAGATGTACCAATGGATGGTATCTCTGTTGCTGATATTGGAGCAGCGGTCTCTAACATTTTTAATTCTCCAGAGGAATTTTTAGGCAAGGCCGTGGGGCTCAGTGCAGAAGCACTAACAGTACAGCAATATGCTGATGTTTTGTCCAAGGTTTTGGGGAAGAAAGTCCGAGATGCAAAG ATTACCCCAGAAGTTTTCGAGAAGCTGGGATTCCCTGCAGCGAAGGAAATAGCTGATATGTGTCGTTTCTATCAAATGAAGCCGGACCGAGATGTCAAGCTCACCCACAGACTAAATCCCAAAGTCAAAAGCTTCAGCCAGTTTATCTCAGAGAACCAGGGAGCCTTCAAGGGCATGTAG